One genomic region from Rosa rugosa chromosome 1, drRosRugo1.1, whole genome shotgun sequence encodes:
- the LOC133715514 gene encoding probable serine/threonine-protein kinase PIX13 isoform X1, translating into MGICFGSPATLPNTITTTSTTGTIEIHSRNRVSQTSSSTMRSQFSHFSEATTSTLSPRFDDDQQSTDGEILETSTLRVFSFADMKSATKNFKSDQILGEGGFGRVFKGWVDEKTLQPCKAGTGMMVAVKKLNPESMQGFQEWQSEVNFLGRLSHPNLVKLLGYCWEDAELLLVYEFMQKGSLENHLFRRNPNIEPLSWDIRIRIAIGAARGLAFLHSSEKQIIYRDFKASNILLDGNYNAKISDFGLAKLGPTGGDSHVSTRVMGTYGYAAPEYIATGHLYVKSDVYGFGVVLLEILTGLRALDTKRPKEQLNLVDWAKPLLPHRRKLKTIMDARMEGQYSFKAALQTANITLKCLAPDPKSRPSMKEVLEELEQVQAIREKPKPSLLITSRQTTSIARSYVLQEPVRRSPLHSRYQATT; encoded by the exons ATGGGTATCTGCTTTGGATCTCCTGCTACTCTCCCTAACACCATCACAAcaacatcaactacag GGACAATTGAAATTCACAGCAGGAATAGAGTTTCACAGACAAGCAGCAGCACAATGAGAAGTCAATTTTCTCATTTTTCAGAAGCAACAACATCAACACTAAGCCCAAGATTTGATGATGATCAGCAGTCAACGGATGGCGAAATTTTGGAGACATCAACTTTGAGAGTCTTCAGTTTTGCAGATATGAAATCTGCTACCAAGAACTTCAAGTCAGATCAAATTCTGGGTGAGGGAGGATTTGGTAGAGTTTTCAAAGGTTGGGTGGATGAGAAAACTCTTCAACCATGTAAGGCTGGCACTGGAATGATGGTTGCTGTCAAGAAATTAAACCCAGAAAGTATGCAAGGTTTCCAAGAGTGGCAG TCAGAAGTGAACTTTCTAGGAAGGCTTTCTCATCCCAACCTTGTCAAGCTATTGGGATACTGTTGGGAAGACGCGGAGCTACTCCTTGTTTATGAGTTCATGCAGAAAGGTAGCTTGGAGAATCATCTTTTCAGAA GGAATCCTAACATTGAACCACTATCTTGGGACATTAGAATCAGAATAGCTATTGGAGCAGCTCGAGGCCTAGCATTCTTGCACAGTTcagaaaaacaaatcatataTAGAGATTTCAAGGCCTCAAATATATTGCTTGATGGG AATTATAATGCAAAAATCTCAGATTTTGGCTTGGCGAAATTGGGACCAACTGGTGGAGActcacatgtgtcaactagagTTATGGGGACATATGGTTATGCTGCTCCAGAATACATTGCAACAG GTCATTTGTATGTGAAGAGCGACGTGTATGGTTTCGGTGTTGTGCTGCTTGAAATTCTGACAGGGTTACGAGCACTCGATACAAAACGCCCTAAGGAGCAACTTAATCTGGTGGACTGGGCTAAACCACTTCTTCCTCATCGAAGAAAGTTAAAAACCATTATGGATGCAAGGATGGAGGGCCAATATTCCTTCAAGGCAGCATTACAGACAgcaaatattactctaaaatgCCTGGCGCCAGATCCTAAAAGCCGGCCTTCCATGAAAGAAGTCTTGGAAGAACTGGAACAGGTTCAGGCAATCAGAGAAAAACCAAAGCCATCATTACTAATTACCTCTAGGCAAACTACTTCTATTGCTCGATCCTATGTACTTCAAGAGCCTGTTCGTCGTTCCCCGCTTCACTCCAGGTACCAAGCCACTACATGA
- the LOC133715514 gene encoding probable serine/threonine-protein kinase PIX13 isoform X2, producing MGICFGSPATLPNTITTTSTTGTIEIHSRNRVSQTSSSTMRSQFSHFSEATTSTLSPRFDDDQQSTDGEILETSTLRVFSFADMKSATKNFKSDQILGEGGFGRVFKGWVDEKTLQPCKAGTGMMVAVKKLNPESMQGFQEWQSEVNFLGRLSHPNLVKLLGYCWEDAELLLVYEFMQKGNPNIEPLSWDIRIRIAIGAARGLAFLHSSEKQIIYRDFKASNILLDGNYNAKISDFGLAKLGPTGGDSHVSTRVMGTYGYAAPEYIATGHLYVKSDVYGFGVVLLEILTGLRALDTKRPKEQLNLVDWAKPLLPHRRKLKTIMDARMEGQYSFKAALQTANITLKCLAPDPKSRPSMKEVLEELEQVQAIREKPKPSLLITSRQTTSIARSYVLQEPVRRSPLHSRYQATT from the exons ATGGGTATCTGCTTTGGATCTCCTGCTACTCTCCCTAACACCATCACAAcaacatcaactacag GGACAATTGAAATTCACAGCAGGAATAGAGTTTCACAGACAAGCAGCAGCACAATGAGAAGTCAATTTTCTCATTTTTCAGAAGCAACAACATCAACACTAAGCCCAAGATTTGATGATGATCAGCAGTCAACGGATGGCGAAATTTTGGAGACATCAACTTTGAGAGTCTTCAGTTTTGCAGATATGAAATCTGCTACCAAGAACTTCAAGTCAGATCAAATTCTGGGTGAGGGAGGATTTGGTAGAGTTTTCAAAGGTTGGGTGGATGAGAAAACTCTTCAACCATGTAAGGCTGGCACTGGAATGATGGTTGCTGTCAAGAAATTAAACCCAGAAAGTATGCAAGGTTTCCAAGAGTGGCAG TCAGAAGTGAACTTTCTAGGAAGGCTTTCTCATCCCAACCTTGTCAAGCTATTGGGATACTGTTGGGAAGACGCGGAGCTACTCCTTGTTTATGAGTTCATGCAGAAAG GGAATCCTAACATTGAACCACTATCTTGGGACATTAGAATCAGAATAGCTATTGGAGCAGCTCGAGGCCTAGCATTCTTGCACAGTTcagaaaaacaaatcatataTAGAGATTTCAAGGCCTCAAATATATTGCTTGATGGG AATTATAATGCAAAAATCTCAGATTTTGGCTTGGCGAAATTGGGACCAACTGGTGGAGActcacatgtgtcaactagagTTATGGGGACATATGGTTATGCTGCTCCAGAATACATTGCAACAG GTCATTTGTATGTGAAGAGCGACGTGTATGGTTTCGGTGTTGTGCTGCTTGAAATTCTGACAGGGTTACGAGCACTCGATACAAAACGCCCTAAGGAGCAACTTAATCTGGTGGACTGGGCTAAACCACTTCTTCCTCATCGAAGAAAGTTAAAAACCATTATGGATGCAAGGATGGAGGGCCAATATTCCTTCAAGGCAGCATTACAGACAgcaaatattactctaaaatgCCTGGCGCCAGATCCTAAAAGCCGGCCTTCCATGAAAGAAGTCTTGGAAGAACTGGAACAGGTTCAGGCAATCAGAGAAAAACCAAAGCCATCATTACTAATTACCTCTAGGCAAACTACTTCTATTGCTCGATCCTATGTACTTCAAGAGCCTGTTCGTCGTTCCCCGCTTCACTCCAGGTACCAAGCCACTACATGA